The following proteins are co-located in the Stegostoma tigrinum isolate sSteTig4 chromosome 39, sSteTig4.hap1, whole genome shotgun sequence genome:
- the LOC125447804 gene encoding zinc finger FYVE domain-containing protein 1 — MLWKCKQRSLFDKSQAESFLGTNHNGAQRVLDGVNFVIQSVSEYSTGPSKAITSWLTDQVAPDYWRPNSQITECHQCKKRFEDGERKHHCRACGEGCCDACSSKSMPVPERGWGTAAVRVCDDCFRTGGNSTGKELESAREGTGLLARRITEVAQSTLDTMASAVEYPLGFVKEVARPDYWVPDHELVKCHLCAKPFSDTTAKHHCRACGLGVCGQCSPELRTVPSRGWHHPVRVCLDCSEKKGEL; from the exons ATGCTGTGGAAATGCAAACAACGTTCCCTGTTTGATAAATCTCAGGCAGAGTCGTTCCTGGGGACGAACCACAACGGGGCTCAGCGAGTACTGGACGGCGTCAACTTTGTGATCCAGTCGGTCTCCGAGTACAGTACAGGGCCAAGCAAAGCAATCACCTCTTGGCTGACGGATCAAGTGGCCCCAGATTATTGGAGGCCCAACTCCCAGATCACA GAATGCCATCAGTGCAAGAAACGTTTTGAGGACGGGGAGCGTAAGCATCACTGTCGGGCCTGCGGAGAGGGTTGCTGTGATGCCTGCTCCAGTAAAAGCATGCCAGTCCCCGAGCGGGGCTGGGGCACTGCTGCAGTGCGAGTGTGTGATGATTGCTTCAGAACAGGTGGGAACAGCACAG GAAAGGAGCTGGAGTCAGCGAGAGAAGGCACAGGGTTACTGGCGCGCAGGATTACAGAGGTGGCTCAGAGCACTCTAGATACGATGGCTTCGGCAGTCGAATATCCCCTTG GATTTGTCAAGGAGGTGGCGAGGCCTGACTATTGGGTGCCAGATCACGAGCTGGTCAAGTGTCACCTCTGTGCGAAGCCCTTTTCTGACACAACGGCCAAACACCACTGCCGAGCCTGCGGCCTAGGAGTTTGTGGCCAGTGCTCCCCCGAGCTGAGGACTGTGCCGTCTCGGGGCTGGCACCACCCGGTCAGGGTCTGCCTGGACTGTAGCGAGAAGAAAGGGGAGCTCTGA